The nucleotide window gtgtgtcctctgtgtgtcctctgtgtgtcctctgtgtgtcctctgtgtgtcctctgtgtgtcccctgtgtgtcctctgtgtgtcctctgtgtgtcccctgtgtgttctctgtgtgtcccctgtgtgtcctcagtgtgtcctcagtgtgtcctctgtgtgtcctcagtgtgtccgctgtgtgttctctgtgtgtcctcagtgtgtccgctgtgtgtcctcagtgtgtcctctgtgtgtcctctgtgtgtcctctgtgtgtcctctgtgtgtcctcagtgtgtcctctgtgtgtcctcagtgtgtccaacaacaacaacaaagaacTAGCACACGTTCTGCAAGGTGATCACATTTGATAAGAACGTAAGTGGTCTGTTAGAAGTCGTCATGGGCCGTGCATCGGCAGCATGGACACATCCAGAATCTGCGGATGAGGCTAAATAAGCGTACTCACTTTTCCACGTGTGTAAATGTAGTTACTTTTCTTCTATAACTAGAAGTGCATCAATggaatttttattttattttttaacagtgCTTTCTTGGACGGCCATGGGACGTGCGTCAACCGGCTCCAAGGTCTCTGTTGAGACAGTCCCCATCCAGCTCCATCCTCCAGAGACATCACCGTGCTTCTCTGAAAGACGTGTGAAGCGTGGAGCGCTCAGACGTCCTCACGGCACACGCCCACTAAGGAGGACCAGCCCACTTCAAAGAGCATCCGTCTAAACTACTCAGAGTTCTAAAACCTGGACAGGTCAACACGTcgcccccctgctcctctcccAGTAGCCGGTCATCTGCGGGATGCTGGTGGTGGTCGCAGCGATCACCCTGGAGAGGCTGCAGTCGCTCAGAGGGTGCCCGGGGTCCACCACGAACATGGTGCTTTCAGGAGCCTCGGTGGGAGAGAGGCCATGGCGCTTCAGGCACAGTCCCAGGTAGGCGTCCTCGATGAAGATGGGTTTGATGTGAGGGGCGGCTGCCAGGATCTTGGCCGGCAGGTCCAGGGACATGACGTAGGCCATGCCCAGAGGGTACGGCGGGTACTCCGGCTCAGCAATCACATATCTCGGCATGTAGAACTTGTTGAACGGGTTTCTCAACACCGGGCTGTGCCACCACACCAGACCTGTCATGTAGTTCTGTTTGGCCGTGCTGGGATCCAGCAACAGTTTAACCAAATTCTGGACGTGCAGCAACATATCGGCGTCAACCTTCATGACGTAGGACAGCTTGTCGCAGTGCGCAACCAACCACTCCAGCGTCATCATCGTCTTGATGGTCAGATTGTGGTAGCCGTCCGTGAAGTCACTCTGGATCAGGTCCTGGTGCTGCAGGTTTTCCTGTCGGAGCttctcctgctgctgcttggCATCAGCTCCTGAAGGTAGGCCCAGCATGAAGAGAGTCTCGACCCGCTGACCCAGAACCAGTTTCTCACTTCCCCACGTCCTGCGGATGGTGTCCCGAGCTGCCACGCCCCCGGGGGCCACCGGGACCACCAGGAGCAGGAACGGAGTCGTGGTTTTACACGTCGGGGTGTCGTCCATGATGAATGTGTAGTTTCCTGGGTAGGCCACGTAATACGGCCCAGGACCCCTCCGTGCTGGTGTGTCCCTGCTCCCAGAGCCCCAGTCCGGGTCCAGATAGAGGAGGAGCATGAGCACTGCTCCCACCAGGCAGATGAAGACGTGTGCAAAGCGTCTGCTCTCCATTACGCCTACAAAGAGAAGAGACTCGCGTTATGACGGCTGGCAGCACGACGGCCACACAGAACACACCAGGCTCTACTCATGTTAGGTTATATATatatgggaggcgtgtggcgcagtgggtagagcgttggtgttgggaCCAGGGGAGAACAGGTTCGAACCCCACAGCGTGTCgatgtgtccctgagacgctcCACCCCAAGGTGCTCCTGAGGGATCGCCCTCAGTGTGGAGTGTGCGAGTGGCTTTGGATAAAGGCGTCTAACACGTGACACGTGATGAAGTCAGCACGTAAACGGCACTTCCACCTCCTATCGAGCACctcagaggaaaagccttcagCTCAGAGGACCTCTTCGTACCGTTGTTGCTCCTTCCACACAGCGTTCGATAAGGCGTGAAGACTGAACTGGTAATATAAAGCGTGATTGTGTTAATAGTGTTATGTAGCGTTAACGTTGGAACAGCGATGTGGAGCCTGGCGCCTCAGCCCGACGGCTCCACCACGGGACCCATCGAGAGGACGGCTCTGTCCTTCATTAGGGAGGACACTGATATTAGTTCAATACCAGAGGTGTAAAGTAACCGGgtacatgtactcaagtactgcacTTAAGTACACCTTagaggtactttacttgagtatttccaatgTATTCTACTtcatacttctactcctctacagttcagaggtacatggtgtacttctactccactacagttcagaggtacatggtgtacttctactccactacagttcagaggtacatggtgtacttctactccactacagttcagaggtacatggtgtacttctactctactacagttcagaggtacatggtgtacttctactcctctacagttcagaggtacatggtgtacttctactccactacagttcagaggtacatggtgtacttctactctactacagttcagaggtacatggtgtacttctactccactacagttcagaggtacatggtgtacttctactccactacagttcagaggtacatggtgtacttctactctactacagttcagaggtacatggtgtacttctactcctctacagttcagaggtacatggtgtacttctactctactacagttcagaggtacatggtgtacttctactccactacagttcagaggtacatggtgtacttctactcacgacagttcagaggtacatggtgtacttctactcctctacagttcagaggtacatggtgtacttctactccactacagttcagaggtacatggtgtacttctactccactacagttcagaggtacatggtgtacttctactctactacagttcagaggtacatggtgtacttctactcctctacagttcagaggtacatggtgtacttctactctactacagttcagaggtacatggtgtacttctactccactacagttcagaggtacatggtgtacttctactctactacagttcagaggtacatggtgtacttctactcacgacagttcagaggtacatggtgtacttctactcctctacagttcagaggtacatggtgtacttctactccactacagttcagaggtacatggtgtacttctactgcactacagttcagaggtacatggtgtacttctactccactacggtTCAGAGGTacttggtgtacttctactcctcttcagttcagaggtacatggtgtacttctactcctctacagttcagagatacatggtgtacttctactccactacggtTCAGAGGTacttggtgtacttctactcctcttcagttcagaggtacatggtgtacttctactcctctacagttcagagatacatggtgtacttctactcctctacagttcagaggtacatggtgtacttctactcctcttcagttcagaggtacatggtgtac belongs to Pseudochaenichthys georgianus unplaced genomic scaffold, fPseGeo1.2 scaffold_1139_arrow_ctg1, whole genome shotgun sequence and includes:
- the LOC117440704 gene encoding beta-1,3-galactosyltransferase 5-like, whose protein sequence is MESRRFAHVFICLVGAVLMLLLYLDPDWGSGSRDTPARRGPGPYYVAYPGNYTFIMDDTPTCKTTTPFLLLVVPVAPGGVAARDTIRRTWGSEKLVLGQRVETLFMLGLPSGADAKQQQEKLRQENLQHQDLIQSDFTDGYHNLTIKTMMTLEWLVAHCDKLSYVMKVDADMLLHVQNLVKLLLDPSTAKQNYMTGLVWWHSPVLRNPFNKFYMPRYVIAEPEYPPYPLGMAYVMSLDLPAKILAAAPHIKPIFIEDAYLGLCLKRHGLSPTEAPESTMFVVDPGHPLSDCSLSRVIAATTTSIPQMTGYWERSRGATC